A genomic window from Brevibacillus agri includes:
- the thiS gene encoding sulfur carrier protein ThiS, with protein sequence MVVVLNGKTAELSAEINTVRALLASYSLQEKIVVVERNGKIIDRSQYEQTPIADGDRIEIVHFVGGG encoded by the coding sequence ATGGTTGTTGTGCTGAACGGAAAAACAGCAGAGCTGTCGGCTGAGATCAACACAGTCCGCGCCTTGCTCGCTTCGTATTCCCTGCAAGAGAAGATTGTCGTCGTGGAGCGCAACGGAAAGATCATCGACCGCTCCCAGTATGAACAAACGCCGATTGCAGACGGAGACCGCATCGAAATCGTTCATTTTGTCGGAGGAGGATGA
- a CDS encoding ABC transporter ATP-binding protein, which translates to MRDQLAFSNVRFSYTGTPILEDFDLRVKKGEFVSMIGPSGIGKSTLFQLIAGLLQPEQGEIRLGEERMEQRLGQVGYMPQRDLLMPWRTIVENAALPLEIKGVPKKEAHVRVRQELPRYGLHEWADAYPAQLSGGMRQRVSFLRALLSGTDLMLLDEPFSALDGITRLDMQEWLMEKWQETGSTMLMITHDIDEAILLADRVIVLLGKPIRQPVELHVSIPRPRAVGSRNQPGFLALREQIWALLRTEQSRLQSLGREA; encoded by the coding sequence GTGCGCGATCAACTAGCTTTCTCCAACGTCCGCTTTTCCTACACAGGCACGCCGATTCTCGAAGACTTTGATCTGCGAGTGAAAAAAGGCGAGTTCGTCAGCATGATCGGGCCAAGCGGGATCGGAAAAAGCACGTTGTTTCAGCTTATCGCGGGACTTTTGCAGCCCGAACAGGGAGAAATCCGGCTGGGCGAGGAACGGATGGAACAGCGGCTGGGGCAGGTAGGCTACATGCCCCAGCGCGATCTGCTCATGCCGTGGCGCACGATTGTGGAAAATGCCGCCTTGCCGCTGGAGATCAAAGGCGTGCCGAAAAAGGAAGCGCATGTGCGCGTCCGGCAAGAGCTGCCCCGGTACGGACTGCACGAGTGGGCAGACGCCTATCCTGCCCAGCTTTCCGGCGGCATGCGGCAGCGCGTCTCTTTTTTGCGGGCGCTCTTGTCCGGGACAGACCTGATGCTGCTCGACGAGCCGTTCAGCGCGCTCGATGGCATTACGCGGCTCGACATGCAGGAATGGCTGATGGAAAAATGGCAAGAGACAGGCAGTACGATGCTGATGATTACGCACGACATCGACGAGGCGATCTTGCTTGCTGACCGCGTGATCGTCCTGCTGGGCAAGCCGATTCGCCAGCCTGTGGAGCTGCACGTGTCGATTCCGCGGCCGCGAGCAGTGGGCAGCCGGAATCAGCCCGGCTTTCTGGCCTTGCGCGAACAAATCTGGGCCTTGCTGCGCACAGAGCAGTCCAGGTTGCAATCGCTGGGGAGGGAAGCGTGA
- a CDS encoding alanyl-tRNA editing protein: MEDRIYYQDAYATTFSARVLRQGTEEDGTPYAVLSQTAFYPTGGGQPGDVGTLRECRVIDVEEVAGEVRHRLEAPLPEDCAEVVGQIDWDRRFDHMQQHAGQHILSAAFLEVARAETVAFHLGKERVTIDVRLDELTADLWEAVEQRANQVVLENHPIIARFVDDEELATLPLKKQPTVTENVRVVIIPEYDYNPCGGTHPARTGEVGMIKILGWERHRGNIRLEFICGLRALRDYTRKQAAVRELAKRFATSEAELIAQAERVLAERDSLKARLADAEKQLLEGEVRKQLGVAEQVGTVRVIAQVFPDKTIQQLQQYAQLAVAEAPDVVCLLAAATDEKTQLVFARGQDVNVAVNQLIKETLPLIAGKGGGNPAMAQGGGQPAPAADEVLAHARKLLAQSLA, from the coding sequence ATGGAAGACAGAATCTATTATCAAGATGCGTATGCGACAACGTTTTCGGCGCGCGTACTGCGGCAGGGCACGGAAGAGGATGGAACGCCGTACGCTGTGCTGAGCCAGACGGCGTTTTACCCGACGGGAGGCGGACAGCCCGGGGATGTGGGCACGCTCAGAGAATGTCGGGTCATCGACGTGGAAGAAGTAGCGGGCGAGGTGCGTCATCGGCTGGAAGCTCCGCTGCCGGAGGACTGCGCGGAAGTGGTCGGGCAGATCGATTGGGACCGCCGCTTCGATCACATGCAGCAGCATGCCGGACAGCACATTTTGTCCGCCGCGTTTCTGGAAGTCGCGCGGGCGGAGACGGTCGCGTTTCATTTGGGAAAAGAACGCGTGACGATCGACGTGCGCCTGGATGAGCTGACAGCGGATTTGTGGGAAGCAGTCGAGCAGCGGGCCAACCAGGTCGTGCTGGAAAACCATCCGATCATCGCCCGGTTTGTCGACGACGAGGAGCTGGCTACGTTGCCGCTGAAAAAACAGCCGACGGTCACGGAAAATGTCCGCGTCGTCATCATCCCCGAGTACGACTACAATCCGTGCGGCGGCACACATCCTGCGCGCACGGGCGAAGTGGGCATGATTAAAATTCTCGGCTGGGAGCGCCATCGCGGAAACATCCGGCTGGAGTTCATCTGCGGCTTGCGGGCTTTGCGGGATTACACGCGCAAGCAGGCGGCTGTGCGCGAGCTGGCGAAGCGGTTTGCGACCAGCGAGGCGGAGCTGATCGCGCAGGCAGAGCGCGTACTGGCCGAACGGGACAGCTTGAAAGCAAGGCTCGCCGACGCCGAAAAGCAACTGCTGGAAGGCGAAGTCCGAAAGCAGCTTGGCGTGGCAGAGCAAGTGGGAACTGTGCGTGTCATCGCGCAAGTTTTCCCGGACAAAACGATCCAGCAACTGCAGCAGTACGCCCAGCTCGCAGTCGCGGAGGCGCCGGACGTCGTATGCTTGCTGGCCGCAGCGACTGACGAGAAGACCCAGCTTGTGTTTGCGCGGGGGCAGGACGTGAACGTCGCCGTCAACCAGCTTATCAAGGAGACGCTGCCGTTGATTGCCGGAAAAGGCGGCGGCAATCCGGCGATGGCGCAGGGCGGCGGTCAACCAGCGCCTGCTGCGGACGAAGTGTTGGCGCACGCCCGCAAGCTGCTTGCCCAGTCGCTGGCCTGA
- the tenA gene encoding thiaminase II: protein MATFTDRLLRSVAPIWERVHQHPFVTGLGDGTLPVESFKFYMKQDYIYLIDYAKMFALASVKAYDLETSARFAALQESTLNMEMELHRQYAARFGISREELEATEPSFVMLGYTSYMLRVAHQGSLAELVSALLPCTWSYWEIGKRLAQVEGALDHELYGEWVRMYSSDEFGQLAIWLIDIMNELADGKNEQELARLEEYFVNTSKMEYMFWDMAYREEMWPCAIN, encoded by the coding sequence ATGGCAACCTTTACAGACCGTTTGTTACGCAGCGTCGCCCCGATCTGGGAGCGCGTTCACCAGCATCCATTTGTAACCGGCCTTGGTGACGGCACGTTGCCTGTAGAGTCGTTCAAATTTTACATGAAGCAAGACTACATCTACCTGATCGATTACGCCAAAATGTTCGCGCTCGCCAGCGTGAAGGCCTACGATCTGGAGACGAGCGCCCGGTTCGCCGCCCTGCAGGAATCGACGCTCAACATGGAGATGGAGCTGCACCGCCAGTATGCGGCGCGCTTCGGCATTTCCCGCGAGGAGCTGGAAGCGACCGAGCCGTCCTTTGTCATGCTGGGCTACACCAGCTACATGCTGCGAGTCGCGCACCAAGGCTCGCTGGCAGAGCTGGTCAGCGCGCTTTTACCGTGCACGTGGAGCTACTGGGAGATCGGCAAGCGGCTGGCGCAGGTAGAAGGGGCGCTGGACCACGAGCTGTACGGCGAGTGGGTGCGGATGTACAGCTCGGACGAGTTCGGACAGCTTGCGATCTGGCTGATCGACATCATGAACGAGCTGGCAGACGGGAAAAACGAGCAGGAGCTGGCGAGACTGGAAGAGTATTTCGTCAACACCTCCAAAATGGAGTACATGTTCTGGGATATGGCCTATAGAGAGGAAATGTGGCCGTGCGCGATCAACTAG
- a CDS encoding SdpI family protein, whose translation MKISRLTILCFLASVVMAVICYPSMPDTMAVHWGINGEPDGFAPKLVGVAFVPIMMVVLFLASRYREQSYQKFASSKDAIMHTLMVALLVIHGLIIGYGYGYMVNMATAATLILGVLFITMGNFMPRFRHNYMIGIRTPWTLASEEVWKKTHQLGSRVFFIGGLLIVLTSFLPAPLHFIVLLFLIVATILVTMGSSYYYAKRRE comes from the coding sequence ATGAAAATATCCCGCTTGACTATTTTGTGTTTCCTTGCCAGCGTCGTGATGGCGGTGATTTGTTATCCCTCCATGCCTGACACCATGGCCGTTCACTGGGGAATAAACGGCGAGCCGGACGGTTTTGCGCCCAAGCTCGTGGGCGTAGCTTTTGTTCCGATCATGATGGTGGTACTATTTCTGGCTTCCCGCTATCGCGAGCAGAGCTACCAAAAGTTTGCGAGCAGCAAGGACGCGATCATGCATACGCTGATGGTTGCGCTCCTCGTCATCCACGGCCTTATCATCGGATATGGTTACGGATATATGGTGAACATGGCGACCGCAGCGACGCTCATTCTCGGGGTTTTGTTCATCACGATGGGCAATTTTATGCCGCGTTTTCGCCATAACTATATGATCGGGATTCGCACGCCGTGGACGCTGGCTAGCGAAGAGGTCTGGAAAAAGACCCACCAACTGGGGTCCCGTGTATTTTTTATCGGCGGGCTGCTCATCGTCCTCACCTCATTTTTGCCAGCACCGCTTCACTTTATCGTGCTGTTGTTTCTGATCGTGGCAACGATTCTTGTCACGATGGGGAGCAGTTACTACTATGCCAAAAGGAGGGAATAA
- a CDS encoding PLDc N-terminal domain-containing protein: MPDMQLLAPLIAIQLLLMIIALIDLVRRDPARVAGGKKWPWALGIVFINTLGPIVISS; this comes from the coding sequence ATGCCGGATATGCAGCTTCTCGCCCCGCTTATTGCCATTCAATTGCTTCTGATGATTATCGCCTTGATCGACCTCGTTCGCCGCGACCCAGCCAGAGTCGCAGGCGGGAAAAAATGGCCGTGGGCGCTCGGTATCGTCTTTATTAACACCCTGGGTCCCATCGTTATTTCTTCGTAG
- a CDS encoding acetylornithine deacetylase — MSSVNRLTEAVESIARRKEELFALLAELVSHPTVSPPARNSDAAQTVLAHRLAAIGFEVDRWTVYPGDDNVVGRLPGSASAQANSLIINGHIDVAEVGDDASWTYPPFSLTRGTDGRLYGRGVADMKGGLAASLFAIQMLREHGVELAGDLLFQSVIGEEAGEAGTLVALERGYQADYAIVVDTSNLHMQGQGGVITGWITIESPTTLHDGMRARTIHAGGGVRGASAIEKMAKIITALQELERDWAVMKAYPGFAAGSNTINPAVIEGGRHAAFIADRCALWITVHFYPNESYEQIIREIEDHVGRAAAADLWLRDHPPVFRWGGRSMIEERGEIFPSLELDTEHPALAQLQAAYESELGEAPVVDMSPTVTDAGWFAHAGIPAVLFGPGELKHAHAVDESIDPDQLVRFAQIMARFIANWCNTPKEAKE, encoded by the coding sequence TTGAGTAGCGTGAACCGACTGACAGAAGCGGTAGAATCGATTGCCAGGCGCAAAGAAGAGTTGTTTGCCCTCCTGGCAGAGCTCGTTTCCCATCCGACTGTAAGTCCGCCAGCGCGAAACAGCGACGCGGCGCAAACGGTACTCGCCCATCGGCTCGCGGCCATCGGCTTTGAGGTCGACCGCTGGACCGTCTACCCCGGCGACGACAACGTCGTCGGCCGACTGCCGGGCAGCGCTTCTGCCCAGGCGAACAGCTTGATTATCAACGGGCACATCGACGTTGCGGAAGTGGGCGACGATGCGAGTTGGACGTATCCGCCGTTTTCCTTGACGCGTGGCACAGACGGACGGCTGTACGGACGCGGTGTAGCAGACATGAAAGGTGGACTGGCTGCGAGCCTGTTCGCCATCCAGATGCTGCGCGAGCACGGCGTCGAGCTGGCAGGCGATTTGCTGTTCCAATCGGTAATCGGCGAGGAAGCGGGCGAAGCCGGGACGCTGGTCGCGCTCGAACGCGGCTACCAGGCGGACTACGCCATCGTCGTCGACACGAGCAACCTGCACATGCAAGGGCAGGGCGGCGTGATTACCGGCTGGATCACGATTGAGAGTCCGACGACCTTGCACGACGGGATGCGGGCGAGAACGATCCATGCCGGAGGCGGCGTGCGCGGCGCGTCTGCGATTGAAAAAATGGCGAAAATCATTACGGCGCTGCAGGAGCTGGAACGCGACTGGGCTGTGATGAAGGCGTACCCCGGCTTTGCGGCTGGCAGCAATACGATCAACCCTGCCGTGATCGAGGGAGGACGCCATGCTGCGTTTATTGCGGATCGCTGCGCGCTCTGGATTACGGTTCACTTTTATCCGAACGAATCATACGAACAGATCATTCGCGAGATCGAGGACCATGTCGGACGCGCAGCGGCGGCCGATTTGTGGCTGCGCGACCATCCTCCTGTGTTTCGCTGGGGCGGTCGCTCCATGATCGAGGAGCGCGGAGAAATTTTCCCGTCCCTGGAGCTGGACACGGAGCATCCGGCTTTGGCGCAGTTGCAAGCCGCCTATGAGAGCGAGCTGGGCGAGGCCCCTGTGGTGGACATGTCTCCTACCGTCACAGATGCGGGCTGGTTCGCGCACGCAGGCATTCCCGCCGTACTGTTCGGCCCGGGCGAGCTGAAGCACGCCCATGCCGTCGATGAGTCGATTGATCCTGACCAGCTTGTCCGGTTTGCCCAGATTATGGCCCGTTTTATCGCGAACTGGTGCAACACGCCAAAGGAAGCGAAGGAGTGA
- a CDS encoding DUF2203 domain-containing protein: MNKKIFTLQEANDLLPYVREELSFLQKSKRSFYEMYQKREQIKKQQPVDEEALFSVECQLEFLELEAKMHVTQLIGKGIQVKDIDIGLFDFPAIIDGEEVLLCWREGEESITHYHGLREGFMGRKPIR; encoded by the coding sequence GTGAACAAAAAAATCTTTACGCTTCAGGAAGCGAACGACTTGTTGCCCTATGTACGTGAAGAACTCTCGTTTTTGCAAAAATCGAAGCGCTCTTTCTACGAAATGTATCAAAAGCGCGAGCAAATCAAAAAGCAGCAGCCCGTTGACGAAGAGGCGCTCTTTTCGGTGGAATGCCAGCTTGAGTTTCTCGAACTGGAAGCGAAGATGCACGTCACCCAACTGATCGGCAAAGGCATCCAGGTGAAGGACATCGACATCGGCCTGTTCGACTTTCCCGCGATCATCGACGGCGAAGAAGTGCTCCTGTGCTGGCGCGAGGGCGAGGAATCCATCACCCACTACCACGGGTTGCGCGAGGGCTTCATGGGCCGCAAGCCGATCCGGTGA
- a CDS encoding autorepressor SdpR family transcription factor — protein sequence MSMNHAFKALSDPTRRKILDLLREKDRTAGEIAEHFQMTKPSISHHLNLLKQAEMVFDERKGQNIYYSLNTTVFQDLLKWFIQFHSKEES from the coding sequence ATGTCCATGAATCATGCCTTTAAGGCGCTGTCTGATCCCACAAGGCGAAAAATTCTTGATCTGCTGCGGGAAAAAGACAGGACGGCCGGGGAAATTGCCGAGCATTTTCAAATGACAAAACCGAGCATCTCGCATCACCTCAATCTGTTAAAGCAGGCGGAAATGGTTTTCGATGAGCGAAAAGGGCAAAACATTTACTACTCGTTAAATACGACCGTTTTTCAGGACCTGTTGAAATGGTTTATTCAATTCCATTCGAAAGAGGAGTCATGA
- a CDS encoding thiazole synthase: MDTWKIGPYEFRSRLLLGTGKFADLETQGKAVEVSEAEILTFAIRRLNLENPQEPNFLEQLDLKKFTLLPNTAGAYTAEEAVRIARLAKASGLCDMIKVEVIGDPKTLLPDPIGTLEASKILVEEGFIVLTYTNDDPILAKRLQEVGVHAVMPGASPIGSGQGIVNENNLRFIIEDAKVPIIVDAGIGSPADCAKAMELGADGVLLNTAVALADNPVLMAEAMKLGVEAGRKGFLAGRIAKKRYASASSPTEGMIE; encoded by the coding sequence ATGGATACATGGAAAATTGGCCCTTACGAGTTTCGCTCCCGCCTCTTGCTCGGGACCGGAAAATTCGCAGATTTGGAAACGCAAGGAAAAGCAGTCGAGGTGTCGGAAGCAGAAATTTTGACGTTTGCGATTCGCCGGCTCAATTTGGAAAATCCGCAAGAGCCGAACTTTTTGGAACAGCTCGACCTGAAAAAATTCACCCTGCTGCCGAACACAGCGGGAGCCTATACGGCAGAGGAAGCGGTGCGTATCGCCCGTCTGGCGAAAGCATCCGGCTTGTGCGATATGATTAAGGTGGAGGTCATCGGCGACCCGAAAACGCTGCTGCCTGACCCGATCGGCACGCTGGAAGCGTCGAAAATACTGGTCGAAGAAGGCTTCATCGTGCTGACCTACACCAACGACGATCCGATTCTCGCCAAGCGTTTGCAGGAAGTGGGCGTGCATGCCGTCATGCCGGGCGCGTCCCCGATTGGCTCCGGACAAGGCATCGTGAACGAAAACAACCTCCGCTTCATCATCGAGGACGCGAAAGTACCGATTATTGTGGATGCAGGCATCGGTTCGCCAGCCGATTGCGCGAAAGCGATGGAGCTGGGCGCTGACGGCGTGCTGCTGAATACGGCAGTCGCGCTCGCGGACAATCCGGTGCTGATGGCCGAAGCGATGAAGCTCGGCGTGGAAGCGGGGCGCAAAGGCTTCCTCGCGGGACGGATTGCGAAAAAGCGCTACGCGTCGGCGAGCAGTCCGACCGAAGGGATGATTGAGTAG
- a CDS encoding ABC transporter permease produces MGRGIWFGISIALFFVAWEAVCRLLAVPPFILPPPSAVVLALWELRGSLLGLHLWATLKEVLLGLSVSIVFGVLLAFAMNMSRVVERLVYPYIVISQTIPIIALSPVFILWFGYDLSGKIAVTILFTFFPIVVNTYDGLRSTDKEMLQLLKTMGATRWQMFAKLQLPSSLPHFFSGLKVAATYSVAGATIGEWLGASEGLGYFGRRASGNFQAPALFASVLLLSVLGMLLFWLVGRIERHLSPHTKAKHPTSK; encoded by the coding sequence ATGGGCAGAGGGATCTGGTTCGGCATTTCCATCGCGCTGTTTTTCGTCGCCTGGGAGGCTGTTTGCCGCCTGCTGGCTGTGCCGCCGTTCATCTTGCCGCCGCCGAGCGCAGTCGTGCTGGCGCTGTGGGAGCTGCGCGGCTCGCTTCTCGGGCTGCATTTGTGGGCGACCTTGAAGGAAGTGCTGCTCGGCCTGTCTGTCTCGATCGTGTTTGGCGTTTTGCTCGCTTTTGCGATGAATATGAGCCGAGTCGTCGAGCGACTGGTCTATCCGTATATCGTCATATCCCAAACGATTCCAATTATAGCATTATCCCCTGTTTTTATTTTGTGGTTCGGATACGATTTGTCCGGAAAAATCGCGGTGACGATCCTGTTTACCTTTTTCCCGATTGTCGTCAATACGTATGACGGACTGCGCTCTACCGACAAAGAAATGCTGCAGCTATTGAAAACGATGGGCGCTACCCGCTGGCAAATGTTCGCGAAGCTGCAACTGCCGTCGAGCTTGCCGCATTTTTTCAGCGGCTTGAAGGTGGCTGCGACATACAGTGTCGCGGGTGCAACGATCGGGGAATGGCTCGGCGCGAGCGAGGGACTTGGCTACTTCGGCAGACGGGCATCGGGCAATTTTCAGGCGCCTGCGCTGTTTGCCTCGGTCCTGCTGCTCTCCGTCCTCGGCATGCTGCTTTTCTGGCTCGTCGGGCGGATCGAGCGCCATCTGTCCCCGCACACAAAAGCGAAACACCCAACATCCAAGTAA
- a CDS encoding ABC transporter ATP-binding protein translates to MRVIECESLTKEYKDHKALKDVSFTIDSIGCVGFFGGNGAGKTTTIRILTGLAAPTAGKVKVVGYDVVTERNKVTSEVGYCPQIPAFYNYMTATEWMHWVGKLYGLDKRTVKERTNELLELCGISEARNRPISGYSGGMKQRLGIAQALIHNPKLLVLDEPVSALDPMGRHDVLLLIEKLKRHMTVFMSTHILDDIERIADHIIIIKDGTVLLSSSLEELRANHVEPLIEFKLDQEDLDLTDVLDGLAWVREWSQDGGTYKVMASDMEKAKESLPHILLESGGTLAYYRLSALTLQDIFLKVVNG, encoded by the coding sequence TTGCGCGTAATCGAATGCGAAAGTCTCACAAAGGAATACAAAGACCATAAAGCGCTGAAGGATGTATCTTTTACCATCGACAGCATCGGCTGCGTCGGTTTTTTCGGCGGAAACGGTGCCGGGAAAACGACGACGATCCGCATCCTCACAGGCTTGGCTGCCCCGACAGCGGGCAAGGTGAAAGTGGTCGGCTACGATGTCGTAACCGAGCGCAACAAGGTCACCAGCGAAGTCGGCTATTGCCCGCAAATTCCCGCCTTTTACAACTACATGACAGCGACTGAGTGGATGCACTGGGTAGGCAAACTGTACGGGCTGGACAAGCGTACGGTGAAAGAGCGAACCAATGAACTGTTGGAGCTGTGCGGAATCAGCGAGGCGCGGAACCGCCCGATCAGCGGCTACAGCGGAGGGATGAAACAGCGTCTGGGAATTGCCCAGGCGCTCATCCACAACCCGAAGCTGCTCGTTTTGGACGAGCCAGTCTCCGCCCTCGACCCGATGGGCAGACACGACGTTTTGCTGTTGATCGAAAAGCTGAAGCGGCACATGACCGTCTTCATGTCGACCCACATTCTCGATGACATCGAGAGAATCGCCGACCACATCATCATCATCAAAGACGGCACCGTGCTTTTGTCGTCCAGCCTGGAAGAGTTGCGGGCCAACCACGTGGAGCCGCTAATCGAGTTCAAGCTCGATCAGGAGGACCTTGATTTGACCGATGTGTTGGACGGGCTTGCGTGGGTCAGGGAGTGGAGCCAGGATGGGGGCACGTACAAGGTGATGGCCAGTGACATGGAAAAAGCCAAGGAAAGCTTGCCGCACATTCTTCTGGAGTCGGGCGGAACGCTTGCGTACTACCGTCTGTCAGCATTGACACTTCAGGATATTTTCCTAAAGGTTGTGAATGGATGA
- the kapB gene encoding sporulation phosphorelay system protein KapB, protein MFWNPGDKVRVTQRTGEYIAEVLEIHDTKLLVKVLAVTKYPQQGDLHTSYEVDVPLFHQRPALSYQEKFMTPAASVIRYNGEVPDYKESVRKAMEREMEKLKKMAAWSERCLVELEAMYKETFTNTK, encoded by the coding sequence ATGTTTTGGAACCCCGGCGATAAAGTTCGCGTGACGCAGCGGACAGGAGAATATATCGCGGAAGTGCTGGAAATTCACGATACGAAGCTGTTGGTCAAGGTGCTGGCGGTGACGAAATACCCGCAGCAGGGCGACCTGCATACGTCCTACGAGGTGGATGTGCCGCTGTTCCACCAGCGCCCAGCGCTCTCCTACCAGGAAAAATTCATGACCCCGGCCGCATCCGTCATCCGCTACAACGGCGAAGTGCCGGACTACAAGGAGTCCGTGCGCAAAGCGATGGAGCGGGAAATGGAGAAGCTGAAAAAAATGGCGGCCTGGTCCGAGCGCTGCCTGGTTGAACTGGAAGCGATGTACAAGGAAACCTTTACAAACACGAAATAG
- a CDS encoding ABC transporter substrate-binding protein — MKPMSNKWTKVILALTLATGLAACGNQSGAGTTAPQTPAPAEKAAEPAELTIALDWYPNAVHSFLYAAEEQGFFKEENLKVNLQMPSDSNDPLKMAAAGKVDLAISYQPQLVQARAEGIPVVAVAALVRHPLNVIMTRKDGDIDSPQKLAGKNIGYPSIPLDESIVRQVVKHAGADDSGLSFTDIGFDIVPALTAKKVDAVVGGYINHEQLILEKNGIPVHVIKPSDSGVPDYYELVLATSDETLGKKQQAVEGFLRAIAKGQDYVKNNKEKALDLLLAKQAAEFPLEKDIETKSLDILIPLMDAGDKPFGSMTAESWQTLIDWMKQEKLITTDVKVEDIMRDLVK; from the coding sequence ATGAAACCGATGAGTAATAAATGGACAAAAGTCATCCTGGCCCTGACGCTGGCTACCGGACTTGCTGCGTGCGGCAATCAGTCTGGCGCTGGCACGACCGCGCCGCAGACACCAGCTCCGGCTGAAAAAGCGGCGGAGCCTGCCGAGCTGACGATCGCGCTCGACTGGTATCCGAATGCGGTGCACTCTTTCCTGTACGCCGCAGAGGAGCAAGGCTTTTTCAAGGAAGAAAACCTCAAGGTCAACCTGCAAATGCCATCGGACAGCAACGATCCGCTGAAAATGGCGGCGGCAGGCAAAGTCGACCTGGCTATCAGCTACCAGCCGCAGCTCGTCCAGGCGCGCGCCGAAGGGATTCCGGTCGTGGCTGTCGCGGCACTCGTGCGCCATCCGCTCAACGTCATCATGACGCGCAAAGACGGCGACATCGACAGCCCGCAAAAGCTGGCAGGCAAAAATATCGGCTACCCGTCCATTCCGCTCGACGAATCGATCGTTCGCCAGGTGGTGAAGCATGCGGGCGCAGACGACTCCGGCCTGTCCTTTACCGACATCGGCTTTGACATCGTTCCGGCCTTGACTGCGAAAAAAGTAGACGCGGTAGTAGGCGGCTATATCAACCACGAACAGCTCATTCTGGAGAAAAACGGCATCCCGGTTCACGTCATCAAGCCGTCTGATTCTGGCGTGCCGGATTACTACGAGCTTGTGCTCGCGACCAGCGACGAGACGCTTGGCAAAAAGCAGCAGGCGGTCGAAGGCTTCCTGCGCGCGATTGCCAAAGGCCAAGACTACGTGAAAAACAACAAGGAAAAGGCGCTCGACTTGCTGCTCGCCAAGCAAGCCGCTGAGTTCCCGCTGGAAAAAGACATCGAAACAAAAAGTCTGGACATCCTGATTCCGTTGATGGATGCGGGCGACAAGCCGTTTGGCTCCATGACAGCCGAGTCGTGGCAAACGTTGATCGACTGGATGAAACAAGAGAAGCTGATTACGACCGATGTGAAAGTGGAAGACATCATGCGCGATCTGGTGAAATAA
- a CDS encoding CPBP family intramembrane glutamic endopeptidase, with product MKNLKIALFLSGLSAIGFVAATPYLLTMIGDAVAMVPLPLPAVIALFVLQGSITAFLLSWAGLTLAGKVGLDAPILRKWLYKTGGASFNRQGIVQAVIFGLLGTLMIYLLERLIFQPLMPILAEKAQELNAPVWAGVLTAIQGGVYEEVMVRLFMMTLVVWILSKLFGRQSSPKPWMYWIGIFGAAFLFGLGHLPAASVYFGEITPLLFVRTIALNGVAGILFGYLYWKRGLEYAMIAHAIGDILLHGFLS from the coding sequence ATGAAGAACTTGAAAATAGCGTTATTTTTGTCGGGGCTGAGTGCGATCGGGTTTGTCGCGGCCACGCCTTACTTGCTAACCATGATAGGGGATGCGGTAGCTATGGTGCCGCTTCCGTTGCCTGCTGTGATCGCCTTGTTCGTCTTGCAGGGCAGCATCACGGCGTTTCTGCTTTCGTGGGCGGGCTTGACTTTGGCGGGCAAGGTCGGGCTGGATGCTCCGATCTTGCGGAAATGGTTGTATAAAACGGGCGGTGCATCGTTTAACCGACAAGGAATCGTGCAGGCGGTCATCTTCGGGCTGCTCGGAACGCTGATGATCTATTTGCTGGAACGGCTGATTTTTCAACCGCTCATGCCGATACTCGCGGAAAAGGCGCAAGAGTTGAATGCGCCGGTCTGGGCAGGCGTCCTGACCGCCATTCAGGGCGGAGTGTACGAGGAAGTCATGGTACGGCTGTTCATGATGACACTCGTGGTCTGGATTTTGAGCAAGCTGTTCGGGCGTCAGTCCTCTCCAAAGCCGTGGATGTACTGGATCGGAATTTTCGGCGCAGCCTTTTTGTTCGGGCTCGGCCATCTTCCGGCAGCGTCCGTCTATTTTGGAGAGATTACTCCGCTCTTGTTTGTCCGGACCATCGCCTTGAACGGGGTGGCAGGCATTTTGTTTGGCTACCTCTACTGGAAGCGCGGGCTGGAGTACGCGATGATTGCCCACGCGATCGGCGATATCCTGCTTCACGGCTTTTTGAGCTAA